Proteins encoded by one window of Ictidomys tridecemlineatus isolate mIctTri1 chromosome 7, mIctTri1.hap1, whole genome shotgun sequence:
- the LOC120883708 gene encoding olfactory receptor 11H7-like isoform X2: protein MNVSSEHCNISDWLRLEASVKASVYLVAFSFATFITIVIVTIVSQDRKLRKEVRHILLCHHLLCISSYCGLGVVFQGMRALLAHSPRLICWVVFGLQLSVGEGILFTLALMALNTYLAICWPLKSLSLVGSVKYRILAGTWTTIILKNVCLFLIEVTNLAPIAVFKLEPLCPVTLNSIPARAMGLVFLFLPLSVILLSYSLIYREGKRAGHFNRSNLKARKTVLIHLVQISLHVLPTLIILGVGKRCGVSFFALNLVLFGVFAFAQCFNPLVYGLQNTELRSRLHHEVCCRLGSGHTRSSRGPV from the coding sequence ATGAACGTGTCTTCTGAGCATTGCAACATATCAGATTGGCTGAGGCTGGAAGCATCGGTGAAGGCCTCTGTGTATTTGGTTGCTTTCTCCTTCGCCACATTCATCACCATCGTCATTGTCACCATAGTGTCACAGGATCGGAAACTGAGGAAAGAGGTCCGGCACATCCTCCTCTGCCACCATCTGCTGTGCATCTCCTCCTACTGTGGCCTGGGGGTTGTTTTCCAAGGAATGCGGGCCCTGCTGGCCCACAGCCCGCGGCTCATCTGCTGGGTGGTGTTTGGGCTGCAGCTAAGTGTTGGAGAAGGGATTCTCTTCACTCTGGCCTTGATGGCTCTCAACACTTACCTGGCGATTTGCTGGCCACTGAAATCTCTGTCCTTGGTGGGTTCAGTTAAGTACAGGATTCTGGCTGGAACCTGGACGACCATAATACTCAAGAATGTCTGCTTATTTCTCATCGAGGTCACTAACTTAGCCCCCATTGCTGTTTTTAAGTTGGAACCCCTATGCCCTGTGACCTTGAATAGCATTCCTGCCAGAGCCATGGGCTTGGTTTTCCTGTTCCTTCCTTTATCTGTCATTCTTCTAAGTTACTCTCTGATCTATCGAGAAGGGAAACGAGCCGGCCATTTTAACAGGTCCAACCTCAAAGCGAGGAAAACAGTTCTTATTCATTTAGTGCAGATAAGTTTACACGTATTGCCAACCCTGATCATCTTGGGTGTAGGCAAGAGGTGTGGGGTGTCTTTCTTTGCTCTAAATCTGGTGCTTTTTGGTGTCTTTGCATTTGCCCAGTGTTTTAACCCGCTGGTCTACGGGCTTCAGAACACAGAGCTGCGGAGCAGGTTGCACCACGAGGTGTGCTGTCGCCTGGGCTCTGGTCACACGAGGAGCAGCAGAGGGCCAGTCTAA
- the LOC120883708 gene encoding olfactory receptor 11H7-like isoform X1, with the protein MTLYNYFLCCVLLNTKKTALFSWYLYRGWMTTDRAEPAPKIMNVSSEHCNISDWLRLEASVKASVYLVAFSFATFITIVIVTIVSQDRKLRKEVRHILLCHHLLCISSYCGLGVVFQGMRALLAHSPRLICWVVFGLQLSVGEGILFTLALMALNTYLAICWPLKSLSLVGSVKYRILAGTWTTIILKNVCLFLIEVTNLAPIAVFKLEPLCPVTLNSIPARAMGLVFLFLPLSVILLSYSLIYREGKRAGHFNRSNLKARKTVLIHLVQISLHVLPTLIILGVGKRCGVSFFALNLVLFGVFAFAQCFNPLVYGLQNTELRSRLHHEVCCRLGSGHTRSSRGPV; encoded by the exons ATGACTTtgtacaattattttctttgttgcgTGTTGCTCAACACAAAGAAAACAGCTTTGTTTTCCTGGTATTTATATCGTGGTTGGATGACAACAGACA GAGCTGAGCCAGCCCCAAAGATCATGAACGTGTCTTCTGAGCATTGCAACATATCAGATTGGCTGAGGCTGGAAGCATCGGTGAAGGCCTCTGTGTATTTGGTTGCTTTCTCCTTCGCCACATTCATCACCATCGTCATTGTCACCATAGTGTCACAGGATCGGAAACTGAGGAAAGAGGTCCGGCACATCCTCCTCTGCCACCATCTGCTGTGCATCTCCTCCTACTGTGGCCTGGGGGTTGTTTTCCAAGGAATGCGGGCCCTGCTGGCCCACAGCCCGCGGCTCATCTGCTGGGTGGTGTTTGGGCTGCAGCTAAGTGTTGGAGAAGGGATTCTCTTCACTCTGGCCTTGATGGCTCTCAACACTTACCTGGCGATTTGCTGGCCACTGAAATCTCTGTCCTTGGTGGGTTCAGTTAAGTACAGGATTCTGGCTGGAACCTGGACGACCATAATACTCAAGAATGTCTGCTTATTTCTCATCGAGGTCACTAACTTAGCCCCCATTGCTGTTTTTAAGTTGGAACCCCTATGCCCTGTGACCTTGAATAGCATTCCTGCCAGAGCCATGGGCTTGGTTTTCCTGTTCCTTCCTTTATCTGTCATTCTTCTAAGTTACTCTCTGATCTATCGAGAAGGGAAACGAGCCGGCCATTTTAACAGGTCCAACCTCAAAGCGAGGAAAACAGTTCTTATTCATTTAGTGCAGATAAGTTTACACGTATTGCCAACCCTGATCATCTTGGGTGTAGGCAAGAGGTGTGGGGTGTCTTTCTTTGCTCTAAATCTGGTGCTTTTTGGTGTCTTTGCATTTGCCCAGTGTTTTAACCCGCTGGTCTACGGGCTTCAGAACACAGAGCTGCGGAGCAGGTTGCACCACGAGGTGTGCTGTCGCCTGGGCTCTGGTCACACGAGGAGCAGCAGAGGGCCAGTCTAA